The Misgurnus anguillicaudatus chromosome 21, ASM2758022v2, whole genome shotgun sequence genome includes a window with the following:
- the mrpl46 gene encoding large ribosomal subunit protein mL46, translated as MAAPFRSVYRPLWRIITGSGRLTLGMRHISSSKNLWCAKNLKTASAASQWSLHGAVCLQRLPVISQDRSPIEEEFMELLQQMELERSLLSDHELRLLEDAARMSRKQEEDYDSDEEKDYGDEEIVTAQDLEDTWEQKFKQFHPAQRSKGDKLDVSSSERCLADSLILLVKQDVGSQKVWLLPQIQWQAGETLRQTAERALGNLPGADLKATFLGNAPCGFYKYRYPKDIQKEGRVGAKVFFFKAMTCSPKHLPLEKNSFAWVKKDELQDFLKPEYLKQVNRFIMGL; from the exons ATGGCGGCGCCCTTTAGGAGCGTTTATCGGCCGCTATGGAGAATAATAACAGGATCTGGAAGATTAACGTTAGGGATGAGACATATTTCTTCTAGTAAGAATCTGTGGTGCGCGAAAAATCTCAAAACTGCGAGTGCTGCGTCTCAATGGTCGCTACACGGCGCAGTTTGTCTGCAAAGGCTGCCTGTCATCTCTCAAGACAGAAGCCCCATAGAGGAAGAATTCATGGAGCTATTGCAGCAG ATGGAGTTAGAGAGAAGTCTACTTTCAGACCACGAGTTGAGGCTCTTGGAAGACGCAGCACGTATGAGTCGGAAACAGGAGGAGGACTACGATTCGGATGAAGAGAAGGATTATGGAGATGAAGAAATCGTTACAGCACAGGATCTGGAAGATACATGGGAACAGAAATTCAAGCAGTTTCATCCTGCACAGAGGTCCAAAG GTGACAAGCTCGATGTGAGTTCTTCAGAGCGTTGTTTAGCAGACAGCCTGATCTTGTTGGTCAAACAAGATGTTGGAAGTCAAAAAGTTTGGCTTTTGCCTCAGATTCAGTGGCAGGCTGGAGAGACTCTTCGACAGACAGCTGAACGTGCCCTTGGAAATCTGCCAG GTGCAGATCTGAAAGCTACTTTCCTTGGCAATGCACCTTGCGGATTTTACAAATACAGATACCCAAAAGACATTCAAAAAGAGGGCCGCGTTGGAGCCAAAGTGTTTTTCTTCAAGGCCATGACGTGTAGTCCCAAGCACTTACCTCTAGAGAAGAATTCATTTGCCTGGGTTAAAAAGGATGAACTTCAGGACTTCCTAAAGCCAGAGTACCTGAAACAAGTCAATCGCTTCATCATGGGCTTGTAA